One window of Nitrospirota bacterium genomic DNA carries:
- a CDS encoding PAS domain S-box protein: protein MKGIGGDSTKITTILALVLSVMIAVIPPLGYLVISYQAQAAILETKAEALAYFATKIINENPELWKYEHHRLDEVLSTRLLPGKKTGHSIIFPNGSVIASNLIKPEAPVITRSHDLYDAGMVVARIDVSMSMRSVLIKSLLLCILGLAAGSASFVILKIFPLRALAQAVKSLSESEERFRAITETAVDGIIVMDNQGRITYWNSAAEKMFGYTQQEAVGKELHFFLAPREYHEEVMKDFERFRTTGEGLIIGKTVKLSAIRKNGTEFKIEFSASAVKIKNEWHAVGLVHDITQRKRIESELYSSQQMLQLVLDNIPQRVFWKDRKSSYLGCNKSCSLEAGLKDPSEIIGKNDFELSWKENAEIYHADDKSVMETNTSRINYEEPLKLSDGAMLWVRTSKVPLHDKEGNVIGVLGTFEDISAQKQSERKLAELYDEIKNEAEISRSLFHLVETLNTSLDEKELVKNVLNLTPQYLGFDRLGILIYDEELRGFTFAGGYGFSPFEENMLMAKTFKEDNIPAINKFVRGEPIIIDNAKDGEFISKEIAHALNLGSVVLSPISFRARIGGVIAGEYRNPKIYAKDVALLKGLADGLGIALQNSKLYKESNERLMELSNKIETIKTMAQLDREILSNIDKAGILRAATALTSRVIPCERAAVLFKEGDNFRIISEWGMGEFQNKTYDIKRSHFGIINQRRSSLFIPNLSEDKIDCLYHKEQIAIGIKSSLIIPLISKGDVIGILDIGSTYYGRLTPAHLTTAEQIASQITVALENARLYEDVQQLLINTITTLASAIDAKSPWTKGHSERVTKYAIEIAKEMGLKDKEINHIKLCGLLHDIGKIGTYDMLLDKEDKLTDAERELVQKHTEKGAEILKPIKQLQDVILGVLYHHERYDGKGYPEGLRGEDIPLCARILSVADTFDSMTADRPYRPSPGKEFAIEELKRCSGTQFDPKIVDIFMKILSKE from the coding sequence ATGAAGGGCATAGGCGGCGATTCAACTAAAATAACAACTATACTTGCGCTTGTCCTGTCGGTAATGATTGCTGTTATTCCTCCTCTCGGATATCTTGTCATAAGCTATCAGGCTCAGGCTGCAATCCTTGAGACCAAGGCAGAAGCCCTTGCTTATTTTGCCACCAAGATAATCAATGAAAATCCTGAACTTTGGAAATATGAGCATCACAGGCTTGATGAAGTGTTATCCACCCGCCTCCTGCCGGGCAAAAAGACGGGGCACAGCATTATTTTCCCTAACGGAAGCGTTATTGCATCCAACCTGATTAAGCCGGAAGCGCCGGTTATTACACGCTCGCACGATCTTTACGATGCGGGAATGGTTGTGGCGAGGATTGACGTCAGCATGTCTATGCGTTCTGTGCTGATAAAGAGCTTGCTGTTGTGCATCTTAGGGCTTGCAGCAGGTTCAGCGTCATTTGTTATTCTGAAGATTTTTCCACTGCGCGCTTTGGCTCAGGCCGTGAAATCATTGTCTGAAAGCGAGGAAAGATTCCGTGCAATAACAGAGACTGCGGTTGACGGCATCATTGTTATGGATAATCAGGGGCGTATCACCTACTGGAACTCTGCCGCCGAGAAAATGTTCGGTTATACACAGCAGGAAGCTGTCGGGAAAGAACTGCATTTTTTTCTTGCTCCACGGGAATATCATGAAGAGGTTATGAAAGACTTTGAGCGATTCAGGACAACAGGAGAAGGACTTATTATCGGGAAAACCGTTAAGCTTTCAGCTATAAGGAAAAATGGGACTGAATTTAAAATAGAGTTTTCTGCCTCTGCAGTTAAAATTAAAAATGAATGGCATGCCGTAGGACTTGTGCATGACATCACCCAACGCAAACGGATAGAAAGCGAGCTGTACAGCTCACAGCAGATGCTCCAACTGGTGCTGGATAACATACCGCAGAGGGTTTTTTGGAAAGACCGTAAATCTTCTTACTTGGGCTGCAACAAATCCTGTTCGCTTGAGGCCGGCTTAAAAGACCCGAGTGAAATAATCGGCAAGAACGACTTTGAACTCTCGTGGAAGGAAAACGCGGAGATTTACCACGCTGATGATAAAAGTGTCATGGAGACAAACACCTCAAGAATTAATTATGAAGAGCCGTTGAAACTGTCTGATGGAGCCATGCTCTGGGTGAGGACAAGCAAAGTCCCCCTGCATGATAAAGAGGGGAATGTCATAGGCGTGCTTGGAACATTTGAGGATATCAGCGCACAGAAGCAGTCTGAAAGGAAATTAGCCGAGCTCTATGACGAGATAAAGAACGAGGCTGAAATATCCCGCTCTCTTTTCCATCTGGTTGAGACTTTAAATACCAGCCTTGATGAAAAAGAGCTTGTAAAAAATGTTCTGAACCTTACTCCGCAGTATCTTGGATTTGACAGGCTCGGCATTTTGATTTATGACGAGGAGCTAAGGGGCTTTACATTTGCCGGCGGGTATGGCTTCAGCCCGTTTGAAGAGAACATGTTAATGGCAAAGACCTTTAAGGAAGACAATATCCCTGCAATAAACAAATTTGTCAGGGGTGAACCAATAATAATAGATAATGCAAAGGACGGAGAGTTTATAAGCAAGGAAATTGCTCATGCGCTTAATCTCGGGAGTGTTGTTCTGTCGCCCATCTCTTTCAGGGCAAGAATAGGCGGCGTTATAGCTGGGGAGTACAGAAATCCTAAGATATATGCTAAAGATGTCGCACTCTTAAAAGGGCTTGCAGACGGACTGGGTATTGCCCTTCAGAACAGCAAACTTTACAAAGAGTCTAATGAGAGGCTGATGGAGCTTTCAAATAAGATTGAAACAATTAAGACAATGGCGCAGCTTGACAGGGAGATACTGTCCAATATTGACAAGGCGGGCATTTTAAGGGCAGCCACCGCCCTCACGAGCAGGGTAATACCGTGTGAAAGGGCGGCAGTCCTTTTTAAAGAAGGGGATAACTTCAGGATAATCTCAGAATGGGGAATGGGTGAATTTCAGAACAAAACCTATGATATAAAAAGGTCTCATTTCGGGATTATCAATCAGCGGCGGAGTTCTTTGTTTATCCCCAATCTTTCAGAGGATAAAATTGACTGCTTATATCACAAAGAGCAGATAGCCATAGGGATTAAATCATCCCTCATAATTCCGCTCATCAGCAAGGGCGATGTCATAGGCATTCTTGATATAGGCTCAACATATTACGGAAGACTGACTCCCGCGCATCTGACAACGGCAGAGCAGATAGCATCCCAGATTACAGTCGCCCTTGAAAATGCAAGGCTCTATGAAGACGTTCAGCAGCTTCTGATTAACACGATAACCACCCTTGCATCTGCAATTGACGCCAAGTCTCCATGGACCAAGGGTCATTCAGAGAGGGTTACAAAATATGCGATTGAAATTGCAAAGGAGATGGGGCTAAAGGACAAGGAAATAAATCACATAAAACTCTGCGGGCTGCTGCATGATATTGGAAAGATAGGCACATACGACATGCTTCTTGATAAGGAGGACAAGCTTACGGATGCTGAACGCGAGCTCGTGCAAAAGCACACTGAGAAGGGAGCAGAAATACTCAAACCCATAAAACAGCTTCAGGATGTTATTCTCGGCGTCCTTTACCATCATGAGAGATATGACGGCAAAGGCTACCCTGAAGGACTGCGGGGTGAGGATATACCTTTATGCGCAAGGATACTCTCTGTTGCAGACACGTTTGACTCAATGACGGCTGATAGGCCATACAGGCCGTCGCCGGGCAAGGAATTTGCAATTGAAGAGCTTAAACGCTGTTCAGGAACGCAGTTTGACCCAAAGATAGTTGATATCTTCATGAAGATTTTATCCAAGGAATAA
- a CDS encoding amidophosphoribosyltransferase: MPLDKFHDECGVFGIFGHAEAANMAYLGLHALQHRGQEGAGICSSDRKHLYIEKSMGLVADIFSEKRLKRLPGDIAIGHNRYSTAGSSVLKNVQPIMVNFSLGSLAIAHNGNLVNALELRKELEEQGAIFQSTSDSEVIVHLIASSRAGGLYERLTDAVGRLYGAYSLLLMTESELIAVRDPYGFRPLSIAKHDGAYVVASETCAFDLIGAKYIRDIEPGEMVIINKDGLKSFKPLHAPRHSFCIFEFIYFSKPDSYIFGNLNVNQIRKELGRQLARENPVDADLVIPVPDSGVPAAIGYAEESKIPFEFGLIRNHYVGRTFIEPQQAIRHFGVKLKLNPVRQLLEGKRVLVIDDSIVRGTTSKKIVKMIKEGGGASEVHLRISSPPSIGPCFYGIDTPIRKELIAATHTIDEIRKYTTADSLSYLSLEGLLKVVPNPSEYCTACFDNKYPVFSPEEKTEQMELF, translated from the coding sequence CTGCCTTTAGACAAATTCCACGATGAATGCGGGGTTTTCGGGATATTCGGTCATGCCGAAGCGGCAAACATGGCTTATCTCGGACTGCATGCGCTTCAGCACAGGGGGCAGGAGGGCGCCGGCATCTGCTCCTCTGACAGAAAACATTTATACATTGAAAAATCCATGGGGCTTGTGGCTGACATCTTCTCTGAGAAGCGCCTGAAGCGCCTTCCCGGCGATATTGCCATAGGACATAACCGTTATTCAACCGCAGGGTCAAGCGTTTTAAAAAATGTCCAGCCGATAATGGTGAATTTTTCCCTCGGCTCTCTGGCAATTGCGCATAACGGCAATCTGGTGAATGCCCTTGAACTCAGGAAAGAGCTGGAAGAACAGGGCGCAATATTTCAGTCAACATCTGACAGCGAAGTCATTGTCCACCTGATTGCAAGCTCAAGGGCAGGCGGACTTTATGAACGCCTTACTGACGCAGTTGGAAGGCTCTACGGAGCGTACAGCCTGCTTCTGATGACCGAGAGTGAACTTATTGCTGTAAGAGACCCATACGGGTTCAGACCGCTGAGCATTGCAAAACATGATGGAGCCTATGTTGTTGCATCAGAGACCTGCGCATTTGACCTTATCGGCGCAAAATATATAAGGGACATAGAGCCCGGCGAGATGGTAATCATAAATAAGGACGGTTTAAAGTCCTTTAAGCCTTTGCATGCGCCGAGACATTCATTCTGCATTTTTGAGTTCATCTATTTTTCAAAGCCTGACAGTTACATATTTGGAAATCTTAATGTAAACCAGATAAGAAAAGAACTCGGCAGACAGCTTGCAAGGGAAAACCCTGTTGACGCAGACCTTGTCATCCCGGTGCCTGACTCAGGCGTGCCTGCCGCTATCGGATATGCCGAGGAAAGCAAGATCCCTTTTGAATTCGGCTTAATAAGGAATCACTATGTCGGACGCACTTTCATAGAGCCTCAGCAGGCCATAAGGCATTTTGGCGTAAAACTGAAATTAAACCCGGTAAGACAGCTTCTTGAGGGCAAGAGGGTGCTGGTTATTGACGATTCAATCGTAAGGGGCACGACAAGCAAAAAGATTGTCAAGATGATAAAAGAAGGCGGGGGCGCCAGTGAAGTGCATTTAAGGATCAGCTCGCCTCCTTCCATAGGACCTTGTTTTTACGGCATTGACACCCCGATAAGAAAGGAGCTTATAGCTGCAACGCACACTATTGATGAAATAAGAAAATACACTACTGCTGACAGCCTGAGTTATCTGAGTCTTGAAGGATTGCTTAAAGTAGTGCCCAACCCGTCGGAATACTGCACAGCATGCTTTGACAACAAATACCCTGTTTTTTCACCTGAGGAAAAGACAGAGCAGATGGAACTTTTTTAA
- a CDS encoding substrate-binding domain-containing protein: protein MKLFEGLRMKSAVNAQSIIFALIMLGLTLSGGYLYAEDYKGIIKIGGTGSALGPMNEMAHAFQKKHPDVNIIIVPSLGSGGGIKAVTEGAIDIGLSGRPLKTDEAKEGITAFECARTPFVFVTAHKTKGINFTLQDFAKIYAGEIKNWPDGTPIHVVLRPEGDMDSILLKGMSPEMDKTLKKVLAQGNRSENLSGCKRLY, encoded by the coding sequence ATGAAATTATTTGAAGGGCTACGTATGAAGTCAGCCGTCAATGCGCAATCAATTATCTTTGCTTTAATCATGCTCGGTCTGACGCTGTCAGGAGGATATCTTTACGCGGAAGATTATAAGGGGATAATCAAAATCGGCGGCACCGGCAGCGCATTGGGCCCCATGAATGAGATGGCACATGCATTTCAGAAGAAGCATCCTGATGTAAATATTATCATCGTCCCAAGCCTCGGCAGCGGCGGAGGAATCAAGGCAGTTACTGAAGGCGCTATTGACATCGGTTTGAGCGGCAGACCGCTTAAGACAGATGAGGCTAAGGAAGGGATAACGGCATTTGAATGTGCGCGGACGCCTTTTGTCTTTGTGACTGCTCATAAGACAAAAGGGATTAATTTTACCTTGCAGGATTTTGCAAAAATATATGCGGGTGAGATTAAAAACTGGCCTGACGGCACGCCTATCCATGTAGTGCTGCGCCCTGAGGGCGATATGGATTCAATTTTGCTTAAAGGCATGTCTCCTGAAATGGACAAGACTCTGAAAAAAGTATTGGCTCAGGGTAACCGGTCCGAAAATCTCTCCGGCTGCAAAAGGCTTTATTGA
- the rsmG gene encoding 16S rRNA (guanine(527)-N(7))-methyltransferase RsmG — MTPEELLKKGLSELGLSCADRQINAFMTLLSELKKWNKAYNLTALKTDDDIIIKHFLDSLLYLKAFSELRTLNSELSVADAGSGAGFPGIPIKIIRPEIKITLIESSRKKTAFLRHIIRLLKLENISVLEQRLENLGAEYGKAFDIIVSRATFKAADFLKTACPYVKDNGRLVLSKGPGASEEIKGIESVQKILKLKLPLAGDERNLIILKCSSR; from the coding sequence ATGACTCCTGAGGAACTTCTTAAAAAAGGTTTAAGCGAATTAGGGTTATCATGCGCTGACAGGCAGATAAACGCCTTCATGACCCTGCTTTCCGAATTAAAAAAATGGAACAAGGCATATAATCTCACCGCCTTAAAAACCGATGACGACATCATCATCAAACACTTCCTTGACTCCCTGCTTTATTTAAAAGCATTCTCCGAACTCCGAACTCTGAACTCCGAACTCAGCGTAGCTGACGCCGGAAGCGGCGCAGGTTTTCCTGGAATACCAATTAAGATTATCCGCCCAGAGATAAAAATTACGCTGATTGAATCCTCCAGAAAAAAAACCGCCTTTCTCAGGCACATAATCAGACTGCTCAAGTTAGAAAACATCAGCGTTCTTGAACAGAGGCTTGAAAATTTAGGCGCAGAATACGGGAAAGCCTTTGATATAATTGTCTCAAGGGCGACATTCAAAGCTGCTGACTTCCTTAAAACAGCTTGTCCTTATGTCAAAGACAACGGCAGGCTTGTGTTAAGCAAGGGACCGGGAGCATCAGAAGAAATAAAAGGTATTGAGTCAGTTCAAAAAATCCTGAAACTGAAACTCCCGCTTGCCGGAGACGAGAGAAACCTGATAATACTTAAATGCAGTAGTCGCTAA
- a CDS encoding twin-arginine translocase TatA/TatE family subunit, with the protein MFDLGLQELIVIFVVALLVFGPKKLPDLSKTLGRGIRELRTALHGVKESMAEASDETQRVGKDLSKEISESIYAAASQEEAMPGEKEGQKSESGGQKPETVKPEENKEKTADDSHG; encoded by the coding sequence ATGTTTGATCTCGGACTTCAGGAATTAATAGTAATATTCGTAGTCGCACTTTTGGTCTTTGGCCCCAAAAAACTTCCTGACTTAAGCAAGACATTGGGCAGGGGAATCAGGGAGCTGAGGACAGCGCTTCACGGGGTGAAGGAATCTATGGCTGAGGCAAGTGATGAAACACAGCGTGTAGGGAAAGACCTGTCAAAGGAAATTTCCGAATCAATTTATGCCGCCGCATCACAGGAAGAAGCCATGCCCGGAGAAAAAGAAGGACAGAAATCAGAATCCGGCGGTCAGAAACCTGAAACAGTGAAGCCGGAAGAAAATAAAGAAAAAACAGCAGATGACAGCCATGGATAA
- a CDS encoding ATP-dependent metallopeptidase FtsH/Yme1/Tma family protein has protein sequence MYKSVVIWVLFGVLMIMAFNLLKAPKVEQEVIFSDFMTKIKNGEVAEVVIQKPENLITGTLKDGKKFRTYAVDYPDLVKELQATGVKITAKPEQSPWYVSVFLNFGPIILIFLLWIFFMRQMQMGGNRALSFGKSKAKLISEKSVKVTFADVAGIDEAKAEVQEIIDFLKDPQKFQKLGGKIPKGVLLVGAPGTGKTLLARAIAGEAGVPFFSISGSDFVEMFVGVGASRVRDLFEQAKKSAPCIMFIDEIDAVGRHRGAGLGGGHDEREQTLNQLLVEMDGFDPNEGIIVLAATNRPDVLDPALLRPGRFDRQVVVPQPDVRGRHEIVKVHAKKIPLADNVNLEVLARGTPGFSGADLANLVNEAALLAARQSKSKVEMKDFENAKDKVMMGAERKSMILSETEKRNTAYHEAGHTLIAKLTTGTDPIHKVSIIPRGMALGVTQQLPIDDRYTYPKEYLLKALSVLLGGRAAEEIALGYMTTGAGNDLERATNLARKMVTEWGMSDKLGPLTFGKKEEQIFLGREIARHKDYSEKTAEDIDEEVKRIVIEQYEYSKNLLSGNSALLEKISHALLEKETLDGAEIDGIIHSPDAGAETDTNAVQKTVV, from the coding sequence ATGTATAAAAGTGTAGTCATATGGGTTTTATTTGGTGTGCTGATGATCATGGCATTCAACCTTTTAAAGGCGCCAAAGGTTGAGCAGGAAGTCATATTTTCTGATTTCATGACAAAAATCAAAAACGGCGAAGTTGCCGAGGTTGTCATACAAAAACCTGAAAATTTAATCACAGGCACTCTGAAAGACGGGAAAAAATTCAGGACTTATGCTGTTGATTATCCTGACCTTGTCAAGGAACTACAGGCAACGGGAGTAAAGATTACGGCAAAACCCGAGCAGAGCCCGTGGTATGTAAGCGTATTTCTGAATTTCGGGCCTATTATTCTCATCTTCCTCTTATGGATATTCTTTATGCGCCAGATGCAGATGGGCGGCAACAGGGCGCTGTCTTTTGGCAAAAGCAAGGCAAAATTAATTTCAGAAAAATCCGTGAAGGTCACCTTTGCTGATGTGGCGGGCATTGACGAGGCAAAGGCAGAGGTGCAGGAGATAATTGATTTTTTAAAGGACCCGCAGAAATTCCAAAAGTTAGGCGGGAAAATTCCCAAGGGCGTTTTACTTGTCGGCGCTCCGGGCACAGGCAAGACCCTGCTTGCGAGGGCCATTGCAGGCGAGGCAGGCGTGCCGTTTTTCTCAATAAGCGGCTCGGATTTTGTTGAGATGTTTGTAGGCGTCGGCGCCTCGCGCGTAAGGGACCTTTTTGAGCAGGCAAAGAAAAGCGCGCCTTGCATAATGTTCATAGATGAAATAGACGCCGTAGGACGCCACCGCGGGGCAGGTCTCGGCGGAGGCCATGATGAACGCGAGCAGACCTTAAACCAGCTCCTTGTTGAGATGGACGGGTTTGACCCCAATGAAGGCATAATAGTCCTTGCCGCAACAAACAGGCCTGATGTGCTGGACCCTGCGCTCCTTAGACCCGGGCGTTTTGACAGACAGGTTGTTGTACCGCAGCCTGACGTAAGGGGCAGGCATGAGATTGTAAAGGTTCATGCAAAGAAAATTCCTCTTGCCGACAATGTAAACCTTGAGGTTCTTGCGAGGGGAACGCCCGGATTCTCAGGCGCAGACCTTGCAAATCTGGTTAATGAAGCGGCGCTTCTGGCTGCGCGGCAGTCCAAGAGCAAGGTGGAAATGAAGGACTTTGAAAACGCAAAGGACAAAGTCATGATGGGAGCCGAGAGAAAGAGCATGATACTGTCTGAGACGGAAAAACGCAATACGGCATATCATGAGGCAGGGCATACCCTTATTGCCAAACTGACAACAGGCACAGACCCTATTCACAAGGTGAGCATAATACCGAGGGGCATGGCGCTCGGCGTTACGCAGCAGCTCCCGATTGACGACAGGTACACATATCCCAAAGAATATCTCTTAAAGGCGCTTTCAGTGCTTCTCGGCGGAAGGGCGGCAGAGGAAATTGCGCTCGGCTACATGACGACCGGCGCAGGAAATGACCTTGAAAGGGCTACTAATCTGGCAAGGAAGATGGTCACTGAATGGGGCATGAGCGATAAATTAGGACCGTTAACATTCGGCAAAAAGGAGGAGCAGATATTCCTCGGAAGGGAAATTGCAAGGCACAAGGATTATTCTGAAAAAACAGCCGAGGATATTGACGAGGAGGTAAAGAGGATTGTTATAGAGCAGTATGAGTATTCAAAAAATCTCCTGTCAGGAAACAGCGCGCTTCTTGAAAAAATTTCCCATGCACTGCTTGAAAAAGAGACCCTTGACGGAGCGGAGATAGACGGGATAATCCATAGCCCTGACGCAGGGGCTGAAACCGATACAAACGCCGTGCAGAAGACAGTAGTATAA
- the folP gene encoding dihydropteroate synthase, translating to MKLIWRNYKFDFTKRTYVMGILNVTPDSFSDGGLYFDKAKAIEQALKMEEEGADIIDVGGESTRPGAEKISAKEEIKRVVPVIEAITKKIKIPVSIDTYKSEVAKAALFAGASMVNDISGLRFDRKMPSVIAKNKVPVCIMHIKGTPLNMQKNPTYTSFIPEIVDYLHEGIEIARSAGIADDKIIIDPGIGFGKTVEHNLEIIRRLNEFSGFEKPILLGPSRKSFIGSLLGGLPADERLEGTASATAIGIFNGANIIRVHDVKAMVRVARIADAIKTGFEGSRIQGVK from the coding sequence ATGAAACTCATCTGGAGAAACTACAAATTTGATTTTACTAAGCGCACGTATGTCATGGGCATTCTCAATGTCACGCCTGATTCGTTTTCCGACGGCGGGTTGTATTTTGACAAGGCAAAAGCAATTGAGCAGGCTTTAAAGATGGAAGAGGAAGGGGCTGATATTATAGATGTTGGAGGCGAATCTACAAGACCGGGCGCTGAAAAGATTTCCGCAAAAGAAGAAATAAAACGCGTGGTCCCTGTGATTGAGGCGATTACAAAAAAAATCAAAATACCTGTCTCAATTGATACCTATAAATCAGAGGTTGCAAAGGCGGCGCTTTTTGCGGGCGCATCTATGGTCAATGACATAAGCGGGTTAAGGTTTGACCGCAAAATGCCTTCAGTCATTGCCAAGAATAAAGTCCCTGTCTGCATAATGCACATCAAAGGCACGCCCCTCAATATGCAGAAGAATCCAACGTATACTTCCTTCATCCCTGAAATAGTTGATTACCTGCATGAGGGGATTGAGATTGCAAGGAGCGCTGGAATTGCTGATGACAAAATTATCATTGACCCGGGCATTGGCTTTGGCAAGACTGTGGAGCATAATCTTGAAATCATAAGAAGGCTGAATGAATTTTCAGGTTTTGAAAAACCGATTCTTTTAGGCCCCTCAAGAAAATCTTTTATCGGCAGTCTGCTCGGCGGTTTGCCCGCAGATGAAAGGCTTGAGGGCACTGCGTCGGCAACTGCCATAGGCATTTTTAACGGCGCAAACATAATCAGGGTTCATGACGTAAAGGCTATGGTCCGGGTTGCAAGGATTGCGGATGCTATTAAGACAGGGTTCGAGGGGTCAAGGATTCAAGGGGTCAAGTGA
- a CDS encoding OmpA family protein has product MKTRYYLIPLLAVLLITGCVSSGKYKASLAEIDNFKKDVSSLEDKLKAKESEKAMLEGVLAALKTNSAALEEKLKVIEAEKKKLEEDLVLLKNECDDLSAKKKALEGENANLNRLLEAKKDELTKEVVSLKEKLSGSEHQVEELKTGVRAKESQVSEIKGETENLRNEIRSKDMQVAELRTAIEGLSKEKSKAIEEKEKAIAEFRKTHDSLVSELNTEIKKGEIAITQLRDKLSVNMVDKVLFDSGSAEVKKEGKQVLKRVGDILKKVADKQIKVEGHTDNVPISQKLMVKFPSNWELSSARATNVAKYLQDSAGLDPKLLTVAGYSEYRPIESNDTLEGRAKNRRIEIVLIPLDIDRITKGP; this is encoded by the coding sequence ATGAAAACCAGATACTATTTAATTCCACTTCTTGCGGTCTTATTAATCACAGGGTGCGTATCATCGGGAAAATACAAGGCAAGCCTTGCAGAAATTGATAACTTTAAAAAAGATGTCTCAAGCCTTGAAGACAAACTCAAGGCTAAAGAGTCGGAAAAGGCAATGCTTGAAGGAGTGTTAGCCGCACTTAAAACAAACAGCGCCGCTTTAGAGGAAAAACTCAAGGTTATAGAGGCTGAAAAGAAAAAACTTGAGGAAGACCTTGTCCTTCTTAAAAATGAATGCGACGACCTGTCTGCAAAAAAGAAAGCTCTTGAAGGTGAAAATGCAAACCTTAACCGCCTGCTTGAGGCAAAAAAAGACGAGCTTACAAAAGAAGTAGTCTCCCTTAAAGAGAAACTCTCAGGGAGCGAGCATCAGGTAGAGGAACTTAAAACCGGAGTCAGGGCAAAGGAGTCGCAGGTCTCTGAGATAAAGGGTGAAACTGAAAACCTCAGAAATGAAATCCGGTCAAAGGATATGCAGGTGGCTGAACTAAGAACCGCAATTGAGGGGCTTTCAAAGGAAAAAAGCAAGGCGATAGAGGAAAAGGAAAAGGCTATTGCTGAATTCAGAAAGACCCATGACAGCCTTGTCTCTGAACTGAACACTGAGATAAAAAAAGGCGAGATAGCGATTACCCAGTTGAGGGATAAACTGTCTGTGAACATGGTGGATAAGGTGCTGTTTGATTCAGGAAGCGCAGAAGTAAAAAAAGAAGGCAAGCAGGTGCTTAAGAGGGTCGGCGATATCCTCAAGAAAGTCGCTGACAAACAGATAAAAGTTGAAGGACATACTGACAATGTGCCCATAAGCCAGAAACTCATGGTAAAATTCCCCTCAAACTGGGAGCTTTCTTCAGCAAGGGCCACCAATGTGGCAAAATACCTTCAGGACAGCGCAGGCCTTGACCCGAAACTGCTCACAGTAGCAGGTTATTCCGAGTACAGGCCGATTGAATCCAATGACACTCTTGAAGGCAGGGCAAAAAACCGGAGGATAGAGATAGTCCTTATCCCGCTTGATATTGATAGGATAACAAAGGGGCCGTAA
- the tatC gene encoding twin-arginine translocase subunit TatC: protein MDKMPLTEHLGELRKRLIVSLIAAGIGFGVCFSYSEKLFYLLIFPLHNTIKFSFSNPFITFETVSDAQRQLVFLAPAEAFWMHLKVAMVCGIIIALPVIFYELWKFISPGLKAKEKKYVLPFVITVTFLFLAGALFCFLLVLPFAMNFLITYKTENLKPMLSVGSYVDFCLKFILAFGVIFELPVVLVFLTRMGIVGTDTLAKNRKYAVLLAFVAAALLTPTPDAFNQILMAVPIILLYEVGILASRILKTSPKKE from the coding sequence ATGGATAAAATGCCCCTGACAGAGCACCTTGGCGAGCTTAGAAAAAGACTTATCGTGTCTCTGATTGCGGCAGGCATCGGCTTTGGCGTCTGCTTTTCCTACTCAGAAAAACTTTTTTATTTATTGATATTTCCGCTTCACAACACGATAAAGTTTTCCTTTTCAAACCCCTTTATCACATTTGAAACAGTTTCAGACGCGCAGAGACAGCTTGTATTCCTTGCGCCTGCCGAGGCCTTCTGGATGCATCTAAAGGTTGCAATGGTCTGCGGGATAATCATAGCCCTGCCGGTTATTTTTTACGAGCTCTGGAAGTTTATCAGTCCGGGGCTTAAGGCAAAGGAAAAAAAATATGTACTTCCGTTTGTAATAACTGTTACGTTTCTATTTTTAGCCGGTGCATTATTCTGTTTTTTGTTAGTACTTCCGTTTGCTATGAACTTTTTAATAACTTACAAAACCGAGAACCTTAAACCAATGCTGTCAGTGGGCAGTTATGTGGATTTCTGCCTGAAATTTATCCTTGCCTTCGGCGTAATCTTTGAGCTGCCGGTGGTTCTGGTTTTTCTCACCAGGATGGGAATTGTCGGAACCGACACGCTCGCAAAAAACAGAAAGTATGCAGTGCTGCTGGCGTTTGTGGCTGCAGCGCTTCTTACGCCTACGCCTGATGCATTTAACCAAATATTGATGGCAGTTCCCATAATCCTGCTTTATGAGGTGGGCATACTGGCTTCAAGGATTTTAAAAACAAGTCCAAAAAAGGAATAG